From Streptomyces cyaneogriseus subsp. noncyanogenus, the proteins below share one genomic window:
- a CDS encoding NAD(P)-dependent malic enzyme: MAAEIVNPRSASGQENGKGNQDQEGGAEPLDSFDPAFALHRGGKMAVQATVPVRDKDDLSLAYTPGVAKVCSAIAEQPDLVHDYTWKSSVVAVVTDGTAVLGLGDIGPQASLPVMEGKAILFKQFGGVDAVPIALDCTDADEIVETVVRLAPSFGGVNLEDISAPRCFEIERKLQERLDIPVFHDDQHGTAVVTLAALRNAARLSGRALGELRAVISGAGAAGVAIAKMLVEAGIGDVAVADRKGIVSADRDDLTPVKRELAEFTNKAGLSGSLESALRGADVFIGVSGGTVPEPAVASMAEGAFVFAMANPNPEVHPDVAHKYAAVVATGRSDFPNQINNVLAFPGIFAGALQVRASRITEGMKLAAAEALAAVVGDDLAADYVIPSPFDERVAPAVTAAVAAAARAEGVARR; encoded by the coding sequence GTGGCAGCGGAGATCGTCAATCCTCGCAGCGCGAGCGGTCAGGAGAACGGTAAGGGCAATCAGGACCAGGAGGGCGGTGCGGAGCCCCTGGATTCCTTCGACCCGGCGTTCGCGTTGCACCGCGGCGGCAAGATGGCCGTGCAGGCCACCGTGCCGGTCCGCGACAAGGACGACCTGTCCCTGGCGTACACGCCGGGCGTCGCCAAGGTGTGCAGCGCCATCGCCGAGCAGCCGGATCTGGTCCACGACTACACGTGGAAATCGTCGGTCGTGGCGGTCGTGACCGACGGTACGGCCGTGCTGGGCCTCGGGGACATCGGGCCGCAGGCATCCCTCCCCGTGATGGAGGGCAAGGCCATCCTGTTCAAGCAGTTCGGCGGCGTGGACGCCGTTCCGATCGCGCTGGACTGCACGGACGCCGACGAGATCGTCGAGACGGTGGTGCGGCTCGCGCCCTCGTTCGGCGGTGTGAACCTGGAGGACATCTCGGCGCCGCGGTGCTTCGAGATCGAGCGGAAGCTGCAGGAGCGGCTGGACATCCCGGTCTTCCACGACGACCAGCACGGTACGGCGGTCGTGACCCTGGCGGCCCTGCGCAACGCCGCGCGGCTGAGCGGGCGGGCGCTGGGTGAGCTGCGGGCGGTGATCTCGGGCGCCGGCGCGGCCGGTGTCGCCATCGCGAAGATGCTGGTCGAGGCCGGCATCGGCGATGTCGCGGTGGCCGACCGCAAGGGCATCGTCTCGGCGGACCGGGACGATCTGACGCCGGTGAAGCGGGAGCTGGCCGAGTTCACGAACAAGGCGGGGCTGAGCGGGTCGCTGGAGTCCGCGCTGCGGGGCGCCGACGTCTTCATCGGCGTCTCCGGCGGTACGGTGCCGGAGCCGGCGGTGGCGTCGATGGCCGAGGGCGCGTTCGTGTTCGCCATGGCCAACCCCAACCCCGAGGTGCACCCCGACGTCGCGCACAAGTACGCGGCGGTGGTGGCGACCGGCCGGTCGGACTTCCCCAACCAGATCAACAACGTGCTGGCGTTCCCCGGCATCTTCGCCGGCGCGCTCCAGGTGCGGGCGTCCCGGATCACCGAGGGCATGAAGCTCGCGGCGGCGGAGGCGCTGGCCGCCGTCGTCGGTGACGACCTCGCGGCGGACTACGTCATTCCGTCGCCGTTCGACGAGCGGGTCGCCCCGGCGGTCACGGCCGCGGTGGCGGCCGCCGCCCGGGCGGAGGGTGTCGCCCGGCGGTGA
- a CDS encoding CGNR zinc finger domain-containing protein, protein MELAYYSDYAVRLVNTEEPVRGKDALTSIEAVRGLFGENQSAARRATEADVTRFRSVRARLRAVFEAADGGDETLAVDLLNSLLLEFPVSPQISGHDHRDDDGRPLWHMHLADHPSNATAGYAAIAAMGLAFHLTEYGVDRLGLCEASPCRNAYLDTSTNRSRRYCSDRCATRANVAAYRARKRLEADRSHSTGLTADSAQRASANGER, encoded by the coding sequence GTGGAACTGGCCTATTACTCGGATTACGCCGTACGCCTCGTCAACACCGAGGAACCGGTCCGGGGCAAGGACGCCCTGACCTCCATCGAGGCGGTCCGCGGGCTCTTCGGCGAGAACCAGTCGGCCGCCCGGCGCGCCACCGAGGCCGACGTCACCCGCTTCCGCTCGGTCCGGGCACGGCTGCGCGCGGTCTTCGAAGCGGCGGACGGGGGCGACGAGACACTCGCCGTGGACCTGCTGAACTCACTGCTGCTGGAGTTCCCGGTGAGCCCGCAGATCTCCGGCCACGACCACCGCGACGACGACGGCCGTCCGCTGTGGCACATGCATCTGGCGGACCACCCGTCGAACGCCACCGCCGGTTACGCGGCCATCGCCGCGATGGGCCTCGCCTTCCACCTGACGGAGTACGGCGTGGACCGCCTGGGCCTGTGCGAGGCGTCGCCCTGCCGCAACGCCTACCTGGACACCTCCACCAACCGCTCCCGGCGCTACTGCTCCGACCGCTGCGCCACCCGGGCCAACGTGGCCGCCTACCGCGCCCGCAAGCGCCTGGAAGCGGACCGGTCGCACAGCACCGGCCTCACCGCCGACAGCGCCCAGCGGGCCAGCGCGAACGGCGAGCGCTGA
- a CDS encoding class I SAM-dependent methyltransferase gives MTDADTTTAGADWHAWQESWDRQQEWYMPDREERFRIMLDMVEALVGPAPRVLDLACGTGSITARLLARFPEATSTGVDLDPALLAIAEGTFAGDERVTLVTADLKDPDWPAKLPHRTYDAVLTATALHWLHREPLAALYGQVAEVVRDGGVFMNADHMIDESTPRINAAERAQRHARMDRARRDGALDWAEWWQLAAKDPVLAEPTARRFEIYGEHADGDMPSPAWHARVLRDKGFGEVRPVWCSPSDTLLLALK, from the coding sequence ATGACGGACGCGGACACCACCACGGCCGGCGCCGACTGGCACGCCTGGCAGGAGAGCTGGGACCGGCAGCAGGAGTGGTACATGCCGGACCGCGAGGAGCGGTTCCGGATCATGCTCGACATGGTGGAGGCCCTCGTCGGCCCCGCCCCGCGCGTGCTGGACCTCGCGTGCGGCACGGGAAGCATCACGGCCCGGCTGCTCGCGCGGTTCCCGGAGGCCACCAGTACGGGCGTCGACCTCGACCCGGCGCTGCTCGCCATCGCCGAGGGCACCTTCGCGGGCGACGAGCGGGTCACCCTGGTCACCGCCGACCTGAAGGACCCCGACTGGCCGGCGAAACTGCCGCACCGCACGTACGACGCCGTACTGACCGCCACGGCCCTGCACTGGCTGCACCGCGAGCCGCTCGCCGCCCTGTACGGCCAGGTCGCGGAGGTGGTCCGCGACGGCGGCGTGTTCATGAACGCCGACCACATGATCGACGAGTCGACGCCCCGCATCAACGCGGCCGAGCGGGCGCAGCGGCACGCGCGCATGGACCGGGCCCGGCGCGACGGCGCCCTGGACTGGGCCGAGTGGTGGCAGCTCGCGGCGAAGGACCCCGTCCTCGCCGAGCCGACGGCCCGGCGCTTCGAGATCTACGGCGAGCACGCCGACGGCGACATGCCGTCCCCCGCGTGGCACGCCCGCGTCCTGCGCGACAAGGGCTTCGGCGAGGTGCGGCCGGTGTGGTGCTCGCCGTCGGACACCCTGCTGCTGGCGCTCAAGTAG
- a CDS encoding ABC transporter substrate-binding protein, translated as MTARSTRRTTAAHSRIAAVGALAVAGAVLLTGCGDQTEKKGSSGESEGAGSVSAAPLAEKLPSAIRDKGVIKVGSDIAYAPVEFKDGSGKTVGIDPDLADAMGKQLGVRFEFENGTFDTLITGLRSGRYDIAMSAMTDTKDRQEGIDSDTGKKVGEGVDFVDYFTAGVSIYTKKGDDQGIKGWSDLCGKKVVLQRGTVSEDLAKDQAKKCPKGKKLSIEAFDNDQQAQTRLRAGGADAGSADFPVAAYSVKTSGGGKDFELVGEQVEAAPYGIAVGKDNAGLRDALKAAMDAIIENGEYKKVLDKWGVAEGAVTEATINGGK; from the coding sequence ATGACCGCACGCTCCACCCGTCGTACGACCGCAGCGCACTCCCGGATAGCAGCGGTCGGTGCCCTCGCGGTCGCAGGCGCTGTGCTGCTCACCGGATGCGGTGACCAGACCGAGAAGAAGGGCTCCAGCGGCGAAAGCGAGGGGGCCGGCTCCGTGAGCGCCGCCCCGCTGGCCGAAAAGCTGCCGTCGGCCATCCGTGACAAGGGCGTCATCAAGGTCGGCTCCGACATCGCCTACGCTCCGGTCGAATTCAAGGACGGCTCCGGCAAGACGGTCGGCATCGACCCGGACCTCGCGGACGCCATGGGCAAGCAGCTCGGCGTGCGGTTCGAGTTCGAGAACGGCACCTTCGACACCCTCATCACCGGTCTGCGCTCCGGTCGCTACGACATCGCCATGTCCGCGATGACCGACACCAAGGACCGCCAGGAGGGCATCGACTCCGACACCGGCAAGAAGGTCGGCGAGGGCGTCGACTTCGTCGACTACTTCACCGCCGGTGTCTCGATCTACACCAAGAAGGGCGACGACCAGGGCATCAAGGGCTGGTCCGACCTGTGCGGCAAGAAGGTCGTGCTCCAGCGCGGCACGGTCTCCGAGGACCTGGCCAAGGACCAGGCCAAGAAGTGCCCGAAGGGCAAGAAGCTCTCCATCGAGGCGTTCGACAACGACCAGCAGGCCCAGACCCGCCTGCGCGCGGGCGGCGCCGACGCCGGCTCCGCCGACTTCCCGGTCGCCGCCTACTCCGTGAAGACCTCCGGCGGCGGCAAGGACTTCGAGCTGGTCGGCGAGCAGGTCGAGGCGGCCCCCTACGGCATCGCGGTCGGCAAGGACAACGCCGGGCTGCGGGACGCCCTGAAGGCGGCCATGGACGCGATCATCGAGAACGGCGAGTACAAGAAGGTGCTCGACAAGTGGGGCGTGGCGGAAGGTGCCGTCACCGAAGCCACCATCAACGGCGGCAAGTGA
- a CDS encoding amino acid ABC transporter permease gives MTVDIDKTDGRGDTPPAGAEAIKAIPVRHYGRYVSAVVAIALLAAIVYAFSQGKINWGAIPDYLFDDRVLGGLGKTLLITVLSMLIGIVGGILLAVMRLSKNPVTSSIAWFYIWFFRGTPVLVQLVVWFNLGLVFEYINLGPVYRDEWADFMTPFLTALLGLGLNEAAYMAEICRAGLLAVDEGQTEAAHALGMSHAKTLRRIVVPQAMRVIVPPTGNEVINMLKTTSLVSVVQYSELFRVAQDIGQTSGAPAEMLFLAAVWYLLLTSVFSVGQYYLERYYARGSTRQLPPTPWQKVRANMLSLSRPRGAAA, from the coding sequence GTGACTGTTGACATCGACAAGACGGACGGCCGGGGCGACACGCCCCCGGCCGGCGCGGAGGCCATCAAGGCCATCCCGGTCCGGCACTACGGGCGGTACGTCTCCGCCGTCGTCGCGATCGCGCTGCTGGCGGCGATCGTCTACGCGTTCTCCCAGGGCAAGATCAACTGGGGTGCGATTCCCGACTACCTCTTCGACGACCGCGTCCTCGGCGGTCTGGGCAAGACGCTCCTGATCACCGTCCTGTCCATGCTGATCGGCATCGTCGGCGGCATCCTGCTCGCGGTGATGCGCCTGTCGAAGAACCCGGTGACCTCGTCCATCGCGTGGTTCTACATCTGGTTCTTCCGCGGCACACCGGTCCTGGTGCAGCTCGTCGTCTGGTTCAACCTGGGCCTGGTCTTCGAGTACATCAACCTCGGCCCGGTCTACCGCGACGAGTGGGCGGACTTCATGACGCCGTTCCTGACGGCGCTGCTCGGCCTCGGCCTGAACGAGGCCGCGTACATGGCGGAGATCTGCCGCGCCGGTCTGCTCGCGGTCGACGAGGGCCAGACCGAGGCGGCGCACGCGCTGGGCATGAGCCACGCCAAGACGCTGCGCCGGATCGTCGTCCCGCAGGCGATGCGCGTGATCGTGCCGCCGACGGGCAACGAGGTCATCAACATGCTGAAGACCACCTCGCTGGTGTCGGTGGTCCAGTACTCCGAGCTGTTCCGCGTGGCCCAGGACATCGGCCAGACCTCCGGCGCCCCCGCCGAGATGCTCTTCCTGGCGGCGGTCTGGTACCTCCTGCTGACCTCCGTCTTCAGCGTCGGCCAGTACTACCTGGAGCGGTACTACGCCCGCGGCTCCACGCGCCAGCTCCCGCCGACGCCCTGGCAGAAGGTCCGGGCCAACATGCTGAGCCTCAGCCGTCCGAGGGGAGCCGCGGCATGA
- the sodX gene encoding nickel-type superoxide dismutase maturation protease, which yields MPELSQETERTRGTLPFGPAEVSGPSMVPTLYHGDRLLVHWGARVRPGDVVVLRHPFQQDLLVVKRAAERREGGWWVLGDNSYAGGDSTDYGVVPEELVLGRVRFRFRPRKPAQRSPFALARWALSAVRPVLCDRSASRRLRAR from the coding sequence ATGCCGGAGCTGTCGCAGGAGACCGAGCGCACGAGGGGGACGCTGCCGTTCGGGCCGGCCGAGGTGTCCGGGCCGTCGATGGTGCCGACGCTCTACCACGGGGACCGGCTCCTGGTGCACTGGGGCGCCCGGGTCAGGCCGGGTGACGTGGTCGTGCTGCGCCATCCCTTCCAGCAGGACCTGCTCGTCGTCAAGCGGGCCGCGGAGCGGCGCGAGGGCGGCTGGTGGGTGCTCGGGGACAACTCCTACGCGGGTGGGGACAGCACCGACTACGGGGTCGTCCCCGAGGAGCTGGTGCTCGGCCGGGTCCGCTTCCGCTTCCGGCCGCGCAAGCCCGCTCAGCGCTCGCCGTTCGCGCTGGCCCGCTGGGCGCTGTCGGCGGTGAGGCCGGTGCTGTGCGACCGGTCCGCTTCCAGGCGCTTGCGGGCGCGGTAG
- a CDS encoding amino acid ABC transporter ATP-binding protein, which produces MVKAEGVHKSYGAVEVLKGIDLEVRTGEVFCLIGPSGSGKSTFLRCINHLEKINAGRLYVDGELVGYRQKGDKLYELKDSEVALKRRDIGMVFQRFNLFPHMTALENIIEAPMQVRGVGRAQAKERAMQLLERVGLADKAGNYPSQLSGGQQQRVAIARALAMDPKLMLFDEPTSALDPELVGDVLDVMRDLAESGMTMVVVTHEMGFAREVGDSLVFMDGGVVVESGNPRDVLTDPQHERTKAFLSKVL; this is translated from the coding sequence ATGGTGAAGGCCGAGGGCGTCCACAAGTCCTACGGCGCGGTCGAGGTCCTCAAGGGCATCGACCTGGAGGTGAGGACCGGCGAGGTGTTCTGCCTCATCGGCCCCTCCGGCTCCGGCAAGTCGACGTTCCTGCGCTGCATCAACCACCTGGAGAAGATCAACGCCGGCCGTCTGTACGTCGACGGCGAGCTGGTCGGCTACCGCCAGAAGGGCGACAAGCTGTACGAGCTCAAGGACAGCGAGGTCGCCCTCAAGCGCCGGGACATCGGCATGGTCTTCCAGCGCTTCAACCTGTTCCCGCACATGACGGCGCTGGAGAACATCATCGAGGCGCCGATGCAGGTCAGGGGCGTGGGCAGGGCCCAGGCCAAGGAGCGCGCGATGCAGCTTCTGGAGCGCGTGGGCCTGGCCGACAAGGCCGGCAACTACCCCTCGCAGCTCTCCGGCGGCCAGCAGCAGCGCGTGGCGATCGCCCGCGCGCTGGCGATGGACCCGAAGCTGATGCTTTTCGACGAGCCGACCTCGGCCCTGGACCCGGAGCTGGTCGGTGACGTCCTCGACGTCATGCGCGACCTGGCCGAGTCCGGCATGACGATGGTCGTCGTCACCCACGAGATGGGCTTCGCCCGCGAGGTCGGCGACAGCCTGGTCTTCATGGACGGCGGCGTGGTGGTCGAGTCCGGCAACCCGCGCGACGTCCTGACCGATCCGCAGCACGAACGGACGAAGGCGTTCCTGTCCAAGGTGCTGTAG
- the sodN gene encoding superoxide dismutase, Ni produces MLSRLFAPKVKVSAHCDLPCGVYDPAQARIEAESVKAVQEKMAGNDDPHFQARATVIKEQRAELAKHHVSVLWSDYFKAPHFEKYPELHQLVNDTLKALSAAKASTDPATGQKALDYIAQIDKIFWETKKA; encoded by the coding sequence ATGCTTTCCCGCCTGTTTGCCCCCAAGGTCAAGGTCAGCGCGCACTGCGACCTGCCCTGCGGTGTGTACGACCCGGCCCAGGCCCGCATCGAGGCGGAGTCGGTCAAGGCCGTCCAGGAGAAGATGGCCGGCAACGACGACCCGCACTTCCAGGCGCGTGCCACGGTCATCAAGGAGCAGCGCGCGGAGCTGGCCAAGCACCACGTCTCCGTGCTGTGGAGCGACTACTTCAAGGCCCCGCACTTCGAGAAGTACCCGGAGCTGCACCAGCTGGTCAACGACACCCTGAAGGCCCTCTCGGCCGCCAAGGCGTCGACCGACCCGGCCACCGGCCAGAAGGCGCTGGACTACATCGCCCAGATCGACAAGATCTTCTGGGAGACCAAGAAGGCCTGA